The following coding sequences are from one Granulicella sp. L56 window:
- a CDS encoding CRTAC1 family protein, producing MFGGNKSKHACITALLPGVIALFKSVSPIALILGLLIAFPLEGQSPTSPAPIPTGGASTGGIFPAVHDAKHQPITAGGFVSSGPRIFEDVTQHSGLGSWIQRMGNPDKRYIIETDGSGVGLLDYDNDGWLDIYLVNGSTYEALAGKANPPHAALFHNNHDGTFTNVAGHAGVENDRWGFGVAIGDYDNDGWPDIYVTNFGENRLYHNNHNGTFTDVAVTARVALSNWSTGATFGDYDGDGRLDLFVPGYVHYDVANPPQSGTDAASFHYCQFRGTDVSCGPRGLKGEQDHLFHNNGDGTFTDVSKKAGVGDARGNYGFTALFADLNGDGKVDLFVANDSTSNYFYANQGNGTFADESYSSGLAVNGDGREVAAMGLAVGDYLNTGRLDVAITDFSDDYDVLFRNDGSGMFTDASAAAGLVEATTPFLGWGIGFLDYDNDGWKDLFMTNGHVYPIVDRNDWGTSYAERPLLLHNLHGHGFEEVPPVTNTGLAIVTSGRGAAFGDLFNDGKIDVVINNLDHAPTLLRNVSSDRHCWVELKLIGGPRSPRDAIGTSVYLTANGIRQRGDVLSGGSFMSSNDQRIHFGLGNAQQISSVEIHWTSGLTEHVILPGINRIFRIEEGKGIVTQFPRSE from the coding sequence ATGTTCGGCGGCAATAAAAGCAAACACGCTTGCATCACCGCATTGCTTCCAGGAGTAATTGCCTTGTTCAAATCAGTGTCCCCGATCGCCCTAATTTTAGGTTTATTGATAGCGTTTCCTCTGGAGGGTCAGTCTCCCACATCTCCAGCGCCCATACCAACTGGAGGCGCGAGTACAGGCGGAATCTTTCCCGCTGTTCATGATGCGAAGCATCAGCCTATTACGGCTGGCGGCTTCGTATCCTCGGGCCCTAGAATTTTTGAGGATGTAACGCAACATTCCGGTTTAGGTTCGTGGATTCAAAGAATGGGGAATCCAGATAAGCGCTACATCATAGAGACGGACGGTTCCGGGGTTGGCTTGCTTGATTACGACAACGATGGTTGGCTCGATATCTATTTGGTAAACGGATCAACCTACGAGGCGTTAGCAGGAAAAGCTAATCCACCGCATGCTGCGCTGTTTCACAACAACCACGACGGCACATTTACCAATGTGGCAGGCCACGCAGGAGTTGAGAATGACCGGTGGGGCTTCGGCGTGGCCATCGGAGACTACGATAATGATGGCTGGCCAGATATTTATGTCACAAACTTCGGTGAAAATCGCCTCTATCACAACAACCATAATGGTACGTTTACGGATGTAGCCGTCACCGCCCGCGTGGCCTTGTCTAATTGGTCTACAGGAGCAACATTTGGCGATTACGACGGCGATGGCAGGCTCGATCTTTTTGTGCCCGGCTATGTTCATTACGACGTGGCGAATCCACCCCAGTCTGGAACGGACGCGGCATCGTTTCATTATTGCCAATTTCGCGGTACAGATGTCTCCTGCGGGCCGCGTGGCTTAAAAGGTGAACAGGACCATCTCTTTCACAATAATGGGGACGGCACCTTTACGGATGTCAGCAAAAAAGCTGGAGTAGGGGACGCTCGGGGCAACTATGGATTTACTGCTCTTTTTGCCGACCTCAATGGGGATGGCAAAGTAGATCTTTTCGTAGCCAACGACTCCACGTCCAATTATTTTTATGCCAATCAGGGGAACGGAACATTCGCAGATGAAAGTTATTCTTCTGGATTGGCTGTCAATGGAGATGGGCGAGAGGTGGCTGCCATGGGACTGGCCGTTGGGGACTACCTCAATACGGGAAGGCTCGATGTAGCAATCACCGATTTTTCCGATGACTACGATGTCCTCTTTCGCAACGACGGAAGCGGGATGTTTACAGACGCCAGCGCTGCTGCAGGGCTAGTCGAGGCTACAACCCCATTTCTGGGCTGGGGAATTGGTTTCTTAGACTACGACAACGATGGATGGAAAGATCTTTTCATGACCAACGGCCATGTATACCCAATCGTCGACCGGAACGACTGGGGCACAAGCTATGCAGAAAGGCCGCTTTTACTGCACAATCTGCACGGCCACGGCTTTGAAGAAGTTCCTCCTGTTACGAATACGGGGCTGGCTATCGTCACATCCGGACGCGGCGCTGCATTCGGGGATCTGTTCAACGACGGGAAAATTGACGTAGTTATTAATAACCTTGATCACGCACCGACGCTTCTCCGCAATGTCTCAAGCGACCGTCACTGTTGGGTTGAACTAAAACTCATCGGTGGTCCACGAAGTCCTAGGGACGCTATTGGAACCTCTGTTTATTTGACTGCAAATGGCATACGACAACGCGGGGATGTGTTGAGTGGTGGCAGCTTCATGTCCTCCAATGATCAGCGAATCCATTTCGGACTTGGAAATGCACAGCAGATTAGTTCCGTCGAAATCCATTGGACAAGTGGACTTACAGAACATGTGATACTTCCGGGCATCAATCGGATATTCAGGATCGAGGAAGGAAAAGGGATCGTAACGCAGTTCCCCAGGTCGGAATAG
- a CDS encoding P1 family peptidase has product MTLNRREFASLLVTGAASAGLTSTGIFPQEAVAARTDQSLLTNQSAGSVTDVQGIRVGHYTEKLRPAGCTVLILDPGSVAGFDVRGGAAGTRGTESLTPIHPTGETQALFLSGGSGFGLDVGTGVTRYLEAQGHGVHLQGAVVPQVAGAIIFDLEIGDNKIRPDAEAGYQAAISATTGPVAEGNVGAGAGATVGKLFGNQAAMKTGLGTASLRVGNTDVYVGAIVAVNAVGDVYDPSIAKIIAGARDLKNGGFLNTIEKLKQGYGLELPAESHTNTTIGIVATNAKLDRVQITKVAQMAHDGMARAINPVHTLWDGDTLFAAATGKSSVHVNHSAIGAIAAEVLATAIVRAATQATGIPGFPSYRDLRQKAG; this is encoded by the coding sequence ATGACATTGAATCGTAGAGAATTTGCTTCATTGCTGGTGACCGGCGCCGCGAGCGCGGGGCTTACCTCCACAGGAATATTTCCCCAAGAGGCCGTCGCGGCTCGGACAGATCAAAGCCTGCTGACCAACCAGAGCGCGGGCAGCGTCACCGACGTGCAGGGTATTCGAGTCGGCCATTACACGGAAAAACTCCGTCCTGCCGGTTGCACCGTACTGATCCTCGACCCGGGTTCGGTTGCAGGGTTCGATGTGCGCGGTGGAGCGGCAGGGACCCGTGGTACCGAATCGCTGACGCCGATCCATCCGACAGGCGAAACGCAGGCTCTCTTCCTCTCCGGCGGTAGTGGCTTTGGTCTTGACGTGGGCACAGGCGTAACTCGCTATCTGGAAGCACAGGGGCACGGCGTGCATCTGCAAGGCGCGGTTGTGCCGCAGGTCGCAGGGGCTATCATTTTCGATCTTGAGATAGGCGACAACAAAATACGCCCTGATGCCGAAGCCGGCTATCAGGCTGCGATTTCAGCCACAACCGGTCCGGTTGCGGAGGGAAATGTTGGCGCCGGCGCTGGAGCGACGGTAGGCAAACTCTTCGGCAATCAGGCCGCCATGAAAACTGGGCTGGGAACAGCCAGCCTTCGCGTGGGGAACACGGACGTCTACGTCGGGGCTATCGTTGCTGTGAACGCGGTCGGCGATGTCTACGATCCCTCGATTGCAAAGATCATCGCGGGAGCAAGAGATCTAAAGAACGGAGGATTTCTCAATACGATTGAGAAGCTCAAACAGGGCTATGGGCTCGAATTGCCTGCCGAGTCACACACGAACACGACGATTGGCATCGTAGCCACGAACGCAAAACTGGATCGGGTGCAGATAACTAAAGTCGCGCAGATGGCACATGATGGGATGGCGCGTGCCATCAACCCGGTGCATACGCTCTGGGATGGCGACACGTTGTTTGCCGCAGCAACCGGCAAAAGCTCAGTGCATGTAAACCACAGTGCAATAGGAGCTATTGCCGCCGAAGTACTAGCTACAGCAATCGTGCGAGCAGCCACACAGGCGACGGGAATCCCTGGGTTTCCCAGCTATCGCGATCTCCGACAGAAAGCGGGCTGA
- a CDS encoding carboxymuconolactone decarboxylase family protein → MPHIALPDLPGIRGPMAFRPETSKPLNELVEVLLRHPNSLTPGERELIATYVSAQNDCHYCQSIHGAIAAAHLDGDEDLVHCIKQDFHSAKVSSKLKALLVIAGKVQQDGKKVTSDDVQRARNEGATDIEIHDTVLIAAAFCMYNRYVDGLATVQPQDSELYRQRGKMVARDGYVAANLQNVTNPLTPKPAITT, encoded by the coding sequence ATGCCACACATCGCACTTCCCGATCTGCCCGGTATTCGCGGACCCATGGCCTTCCGGCCCGAGACTTCCAAACCACTCAATGAGCTTGTCGAAGTGCTGCTTCGTCATCCCAACTCGCTCACACCAGGCGAGCGCGAACTCATTGCAACTTATGTCTCCGCACAGAACGATTGCCACTACTGCCAATCGATTCATGGGGCCATCGCAGCGGCCCACCTCGATGGCGATGAAGACCTCGTCCACTGTATTAAGCAGGATTTTCACTCGGCCAAAGTTTCATCCAAGCTGAAAGCGCTTTTGGTTATCGCCGGTAAGGTGCAGCAGGACGGCAAAAAAGTGACGTCCGATGACGTGCAGCGAGCTCGAAATGAAGGCGCCACCGACATTGAAATTCATGACACTGTTCTCATCGCAGCGGCTTTCTGTATGTATAACCGCTATGTAGATGGTCTCGCCACCGTACAGCCGCAAGACTCCGAACTCTATCGTCAGCGTGGCAAGATGGTTGCCCGAGACGGATACGTTGCCGCCAATCTACAAAATGTCACGAACCCGCTAACTCCCAAGCCGGCAATTACGACATAA